A region of Arabidopsis thaliana chromosome 5, partial sequence DNA encodes the following proteins:
- a CDS encoding ZPR1 zinc-finger domain protein (ZPR1 zinc-finger domain protein; FUNCTIONS IN: zinc ion binding; INVOLVED IN: biological_process unknown; LOCATED IN: cellular_component unknown; CONTAINS InterPro DOMAIN/s: Zinc finger, ZPR1-type (InterPro:IPR004457); BEST Arabidopsis thaliana protein match is: ZPR1 zinc-finger domain protein (TAIR:AT5G22480.1).), with protein sequence MDNGNDQQIDVGSVVEAVSADHSFGAPLYVVESMCMRCGENGTTRFLLTLIPHFRKVLISAFECPHCGERNNEVQFAGEIQPRGCSYHLEVSAGDVKTFDRQVVKSESATIKIPELDFEIPPEAQSGSLSTVEGILSRAADELSALQEERRKVDPKTAEAIDQFLSKLRACAKAETSFTFILDDPAGNSFIENPHAPSLDPSLTIKFYERTPEQQATLGYLTNPSQTGQSERSLGTPSTQTTALPHGTIGATAGHRAIAQSNSTDISDNLFRYSAPEEVMTFPSTCGACTKLCETRMFVTKIPYFQEVIVMASTCDDCGYRNSELKPGGAIPEKGKKITLSVKNITDLSRDVIKSDTAGVKIPELDLELAGGTLGGMVTTVEGLVTQIRESLARVHGFTFGDSLEQSKINKWKEFGSRLTKLLSLEQEWTLILDDELANSFISPVTDDIKDDHQLTFEEYERSWEQNEELGLNDIDTSSADAAYESTEPTKLP encoded by the exons ATGGACAACGGGAATGATCAACAAATCGATGTTGGCTCGGTAGTTGAAGCAGTTTCGGCTGATCATTCCTTTGGTGCTCCTCTCTATGTAGTTGAGAGTATGTGTATGCGCTGCGGTGAAAAT GGAACAACTAGATTTCTATTGACCTTAATACCTCACTTCAGAAAG GTCTTAATATCTGCATTTGAATGTCCGCATTGCGGAGAAAG GAATAATGAAGTTCAGTTTGCTGGCGAGATTCAACCCCGAGGATGCTCTTACCATCTAGAGGTTTCAGCTGGTGATGTGAAG ACATTTGACCGGCAAGTTGTAAAATCTGAATCAGCCACTATTAAG ATTCCTGAACTGGATTTTGAGATTCCACCAGAGGCCCAAAGTGGTAGTTTATCTACG GTGGAAGGGATACTATCCAGGGCTGCTGATGAACTGAGTGCCCTTCAAGAAGAACGCAGG AAAGTGGATCCTAAAACAGCTGAAGCAATAGACCAATTCTTGTCTAAACTGAGAGCTTGTGCTAAAGCAGAGACATCATTCACCTTCATTTTGGATGATCCTGCTGGAAACAGTTTCATTGAGAACCC ACATGCTCCATCATTAGATCCCTCACTAACGATCAAGTTCTATGAGCGTACACCCGAACAACAAGCAACTCTTGGATATCTTACTAACCCATCTCAGACTGGACAGTCAGAAAGAAGCCTGGGAACACCTTCTACTCAAACAACTGCTCTACCTCATGGAACTATCGGAGCAACAGCTGGTCATCGGGCTATTGCGCAGAGTAATAGCACTGATATTTCAGATAACTTGTTTAGATACTCTGCGCCTGAAGAG GTGATGACTTTCCCTTCAACTTGCGGAGCATGTACAAAGCTGTGTGAGACACGGATGTTCGTTACTA AAATCCCGTATTTTCAGGAGGTTATCGTCATGGCATCTACATGTGATGATTGTGGCTATCGGAATTCTGAG TTGAAGCCTGGTGGTGCAATTCCtgaaaagggaaagaaaattACGCTCTCTGTGAAGAACATAACTGACCTTAGCCGCGATGTTATCAAG TCAGACACTGCAGGAGTGAAAATCCCAGAACTTGATTTGGAGCTAGCTGGTGGTACACTTGGTGGAATGGTAACAACAGTGGAAGGGTTGGTCACACAGATCAGAGAAA GCTTAGCGAGAGTCCATGGATTCACTTTTGGTGACAGTTTGGAGCAGAGTAAGATTAACAAGTGGAAAGAATTTGGATCCAGACTAACTAAG CTTCTAAGCTTAGAACAGGAATGGACATTGATTCTTGATGACGAATTAGCGAATTCTTTTATTTCACCAGTAACAGATGATATCAAAGATGATCATCAGCTCACAT TTGAAGAGTACGAGAGATCATGGGAGCAAAACGAGGAGTTGGGTCTCAACGACATTGATACTTCTTCAGCTGATGCTGCTTATGAGTCCACAGAGCCAACTAAATTACCTTAA
- a CDS encoding ZPR1 zinc-finger domain protein (ZPR1 zinc-finger domain protein; FUNCTIONS IN: zinc ion binding; INVOLVED IN: biological_process unknown; LOCATED IN: cellular_component unknown; CONTAINS InterPro DOMAIN/s: Zinc finger, ZPR1-type (InterPro:IPR004457); BEST Arabidopsis thaliana protein match is: ZPR1 zinc-finger domain protein (TAIR:AT5G22480.1); Has 35333 Blast hits to 34131 proteins in 2444 species: Archae - 798; Bacteria - 22429; Metazoa - 974; Fungi - 991; Plants - 531; Viruses - 0; Other Eukaryotes - 9610 (source: NCBI BLink).) yields MDNGNDQQIDVGSVVEAVSADHSFGAPLYVVESMCMRCGENGTTRFLLTLIPHFRKVLISAFECPHCGERNNEVQFAGEIQPRGCSYHLEVSAGDVKTFDRQVVKSESATIKIPELDFEIPPEAQSGSLSTVEGILSRAADELSALQEERRKVDPKTAEAIDQFLSKLRACAKAETSFTFILDDPAGNSFIENPHAPSLDPSLTIKFYERTPEQQATLGYLTNPSQTGQSERSLGTPSTQTTALPHGTIGATAGHRAIAQSNSTDISDNLFRYSAPEEVMTFPSTCGACTKLCETRMFVTSILSKLCSRSLEVIVMASTCDDCGYRNSELKPGGAIPEKGKKITLSVKNITDLSRDVIKSDTAGVKIPELDLELAGGTLGGMVTTVEGLVTQIRESLARVHGFTFGDSLEQSKINKWKEFGSRLTKLLSLEQEWTLILDDELANSFISPVTDDIKDDHQLTFEEYERSWEQNEELGLNDIDTSSADAAYESTEPTKLP; encoded by the exons ATGGACAACGGGAATGATCAACAAATCGATGTTGGCTCGGTAGTTGAAGCAGTTTCGGCTGATCATTCCTTTGGTGCTCCTCTCTATGTAGTTGAGAGTATGTGTATGCGCTGCGGTGAAAAT GGAACAACTAGATTTCTATTGACCTTAATACCTCACTTCAGAAAG GTCTTAATATCTGCATTTGAATGTCCGCATTGCGGAGAAAG GAATAATGAAGTTCAGTTTGCTGGCGAGATTCAACCCCGAGGATGCTCTTACCATCTAGAGGTTTCAGCTGGTGATGTGAAG ACATTTGACCGGCAAGTTGTAAAATCTGAATCAGCCACTATTAAG ATTCCTGAACTGGATTTTGAGATTCCACCAGAGGCCCAAAGTGGTAGTTTATCTACG GTGGAAGGGATACTATCCAGGGCTGCTGATGAACTGAGTGCCCTTCAAGAAGAACGCAGG AAAGTGGATCCTAAAACAGCTGAAGCAATAGACCAATTCTTGTCTAAACTGAGAGCTTGTGCTAAAGCAGAGACATCATTCACCTTCATTTTGGATGATCCTGCTGGAAACAGTTTCATTGAGAACCC ACATGCTCCATCATTAGATCCCTCACTAACGATCAAGTTCTATGAGCGTACACCCGAACAACAAGCAACTCTTGGATATCTTACTAACCCATCTCAGACTGGACAGTCAGAAAGAAGCCTGGGAACACCTTCTACTCAAACAACTGCTCTACCTCATGGAACTATCGGAGCAACAGCTGGTCATCGGGCTATTGCGCAGAGTAATAGCACTGATATTTCAGATAACTTGTTTAGATACTCTGCGCCTGAAGAG GTGATGACTTTCCCTTCAACTTGCGGAGCATGTACAAAGCTGTGTGAGACACGGATGTTCGTTACTAGTATTCTTTCAAAACTCTGTAGCCGTTCCTTG GAGGTTATCGTCATGGCATCTACATGTGATGATTGTGGCTATCGGAATTCTGAG TTGAAGCCTGGTGGTGCAATTCCtgaaaagggaaagaaaattACGCTCTCTGTGAAGAACATAACTGACCTTAGCCGCGATGTTATCAAG TCAGACACTGCAGGAGTGAAAATCCCAGAACTTGATTTGGAGCTAGCTGGTGGTACACTTGGTGGAATGGTAACAACAGTGGAAGGGTTGGTCACACAGATCAGAGAAA GCTTAGCGAGAGTCCATGGATTCACTTTTGGTGACAGTTTGGAGCAGAGTAAGATTAACAAGTGGAAAGAATTTGGATCCAGACTAACTAAG CTTCTAAGCTTAGAACAGGAATGGACATTGATTCTTGATGACGAATTAGCGAATTCTTTTATTTCACCAGTAACAGATGATATCAAAGATGATCATCAGCTCACAT TTGAAGAGTACGAGAGATCATGGGAGCAAAACGAGGAGTTGGGTCTCAACGACATTGATACTTCTTCAGCTGATGCTGCTTATGAGTCCACAGAGCCAACTAAATTACCTTAA
- a CDS encoding ZPR1 zinc-finger domain protein, translated as MDNGNDQQIDVGSVVEAVSADHSFGAPLYVVESMCMRCGENGTTRFLLTLIPHFRKVLISAFECPHCGERNNEVQFAGEIQPRGCSYHLEVSAGDVKTFDRQVVKSESATIKIPELDFEIPPEAQSGSLSTVEGILSRAADELSALQEERRKVDPKTAEAIDQFLSKLRACAKAETSFTFILDDPAGNSFIENPHAPSLDPSLTIKFYERTPEQQATLGYLTNPSQTGQSERSLGTPSTQTTALPHGTIGATAGHRAIAQSNSTDISDNLFRYSAPEEVMTFPSTCGACTKLCETRMFVTKIPYFQEVIVMASTCDDCGYRNSELKPGGAIPEKGKKITLSVKNITDLSRDVIKSDTAGVKIPELDLELAGGTLGGMVTTVEGLVTQIRESLARVHGFTFGDSLEQSKINKWKEFGSRLTKLLSLEQEWTLILDDELANSFISPVTDDIKDDHQLTCKLLNVP; from the exons ATGGACAACGGGAATGATCAACAAATCGATGTTGGCTCGGTAGTTGAAGCAGTTTCGGCTGATCATTCCTTTGGTGCTCCTCTCTATGTAGTTGAGAGTATGTGTATGCGCTGCGGTGAAAAT GGAACAACTAGATTTCTATTGACCTTAATACCTCACTTCAGAAAG GTCTTAATATCTGCATTTGAATGTCCGCATTGCGGAGAAAG GAATAATGAAGTTCAGTTTGCTGGCGAGATTCAACCCCGAGGATGCTCTTACCATCTAGAGGTTTCAGCTGGTGATGTGAAG ACATTTGACCGGCAAGTTGTAAAATCTGAATCAGCCACTATTAAG ATTCCTGAACTGGATTTTGAGATTCCACCAGAGGCCCAAAGTGGTAGTTTATCTACG GTGGAAGGGATACTATCCAGGGCTGCTGATGAACTGAGTGCCCTTCAAGAAGAACGCAGG AAAGTGGATCCTAAAACAGCTGAAGCAATAGACCAATTCTTGTCTAAACTGAGAGCTTGTGCTAAAGCAGAGACATCATTCACCTTCATTTTGGATGATCCTGCTGGAAACAGTTTCATTGAGAACCC ACATGCTCCATCATTAGATCCCTCACTAACGATCAAGTTCTATGAGCGTACACCCGAACAACAAGCAACTCTTGGATATCTTACTAACCCATCTCAGACTGGACAGTCAGAAAGAAGCCTGGGAACACCTTCTACTCAAACAACTGCTCTACCTCATGGAACTATCGGAGCAACAGCTGGTCATCGGGCTATTGCGCAGAGTAATAGCACTGATATTTCAGATAACTTGTTTAGATACTCTGCGCCTGAAGAG GTGATGACTTTCCCTTCAACTTGCGGAGCATGTACAAAGCTGTGTGAGACACGGATGTTCGTTACTA AAATCCCGTATTTTCAGGAGGTTATCGTCATGGCATCTACATGTGATGATTGTGGCTATCGGAATTCTGAG TTGAAGCCTGGTGGTGCAATTCCtgaaaagggaaagaaaattACGCTCTCTGTGAAGAACATAACTGACCTTAGCCGCGATGTTATCAAG TCAGACACTGCAGGAGTGAAAATCCCAGAACTTGATTTGGAGCTAGCTGGTGGTACACTTGGTGGAATGGTAACAACAGTGGAAGGGTTGGTCACACAGATCAGAGAAA GCTTAGCGAGAGTCCATGGATTCACTTTTGGTGACAGTTTGGAGCAGAGTAAGATTAACAAGTGGAAAGAATTTGGATCCAGACTAACTAAG CTTCTAAGCTTAGAACAGGAATGGACATTGATTCTTGATGACGAATTAGCGAATTCTTTTATTTCACCAGTAACAGATGATATCAAAGATGATCATCAGCTCACATGTAAGTTACTCAATGTTCCTTGA
- a CDS encoding Serine/threonine-protein kinase Rio1 (Serine/threonine-protein kinase Rio1; FUNCTIONS IN: protein serine/threonine kinase activity, catalytic activity, ATP binding; CONTAINS InterPro DOMAIN/s: RIO-like kinase (InterPro:IPR018934), Serine/threonine-protein kinase Rio1 (InterPro:IPR017407), RIO kinase (InterPro:IPR000687), RIO kinase, conserved site (InterPro:IPR018935), Protein kinase-like domain (InterPro:IPR011009); BEST Arabidopsis thaliana protein match is: Serine/threonine-protein kinase Rio1 (TAIR:AT2G24990.1); Has 12159 Blast hits to 6760 proteins in 774 species: Archae - 403; Bacteria - 825; Metazoa - 4615; Fungi - 1188; Plants - 588; Viruses - 131; Other Eukaryotes - 4409 (source: NCBI BLink).), which produces MEEVVVVAEPPPKITPFVEYEEELEDDDDDLSLSSDSDIAEALDWLDGKDDDELIGGGFSLHARRPNAHGGHGSRPNSSALQPISNKAQKLTSHVRASPLEGWEGRVKVGMSNSVTTAIRGSLRDTEIGRSRNTDKADRATVEQALDPRTRMVLFRMLNRGVFNDVNGCISTGKEANVYHATKSDGSELAIKVYKTSVLVFKDRDRYVQGDYRFRYGYCRHNPRKMVKTWAEKEQRNLKRLHAAGIRCPAVILLRLHVLVMEFIGRDGWAAPRLKDAALSLDKLRECYLELIIQMRVLYQKCKLVHGDLSEYNILYFEGHLYIIDVSQSVDLDHPLALNFLREDCDHVSDFFKKHGVAVMTIRELFDFIVDPTISDENVDSYLEEVQRKVIERGEISVEDEIADSVFMKSYIPKSLDAVNNPEADVAKITSGQDTGDMLYQTITGLKDALPKVDEQQIEVNAEEEEEEEEEGSGEESEEESEKELGPEDKKAARKEHKKKVKEEKRESRKTKTPKSVKKRKKKVSKPHKTR; this is translated from the exons ATGGAGGAAGTAGTGGTAGTTGCAGAGCCACCACCGAAGATTACTCCCTTTGTGGAATACgaagaagagcttgaagatgatgacgatgatcTCTCGCTTTCGTCAGATTCCGATATCGCTGAAGCTCTTGATTGGCTAGACGGTAAAGACGATGACGAGCTAATTGGTGGTGGCTTTTCTCTTCATGCTCGTCGTCCTAATGCTCACGGTGGACATGGTTCACGCCCTAACTCTAGTGCTCTTCAGCCTATTTCAAATAAGGCCCAGAAGCTTACTAGTCACGTTCGTGCTTCTCCTTTGGAG GGATGGGAAGGAAGAGTTAAAGTTGGGATGTCGAATTCTGTGACAACTGCGATTCGTGGAAGTCTTAGAGATACAGAAATTGGGAGAAGTAGGAATACTGATAAAGCGGACCGGGCAACTGTTGAACAG GCTCTTGATCCAAGGACGCGTATGGTATTGTTTAGAATGCTTAATAGGGGTGTGTTTAACGATGTTAATGGCTGTATCTCGACAGGCAAAGAA GCAAATGTTTATCATGCCACAAAATCTGACGGTTCGGAACTTGCAATAAAAGTGTACAAGACATCTGTTCTGGTTTTCAA GGATCGAGATCGATATGTACAAGGAGATTACCGTTTTAGATATGGCTACTGTCGTCACAATCCTCGAAAGATGGTGAAGACATGGGCTgaaaaagaacagagaaatcTCAAGAG GCTTCATGCAGCAGGAATTAGGTGTCCAGCTGTTATACTTCTACGCCTTCATGTTCTAGTCATGGAGTTTATAG GGAGGGATGGTTGGGCTGCACCGCGTCTCAAGGATGCCGCATTGTCTCTGGACAAGTTGCGCGAGTGTTACTTAGAG TTGATAATTCAAATGCGAGTATTATATCAGAAGTGCAAATTAGTGCATGGGGATCTCAGTGAGTATAACATACTTTATTTTGAA GGGCACCTTTATATAATTGATGTTTCTCAATCTGTGGATCTGGACCATCCTCTTGCACTCAACTTTCTACGGGAAGATTGTGACCATGTCTCG gattttttcaaaaaacatgGTGTGGCTGTTATGACAATACGAGAGCTATTTGACTTCATAGTTGACCCGACAATTTCAGACGAAAATGTTGATAGCTATTTGGAAGAG GTCCAACGGAAAGTTATAGAGCGAGGAGAGATATCCGTAGAGGATGAAATCGCGGATTCTGTATTCATGAAG TCATACATACCGAAATCTCTGGATGCTGTGAACAACCCAGAGGCTGATGTAGCGAAGATAACAAGCGGGCAGGACACAGGAGACATGCTGTACCAAACGATAACGGGGCTTAAGGATGCTCTTCCTAAAGTAGACGAGCAGCAAATAGAGGTGAAtgctgaagaggaagaagaagaagaggaagagggaagtggagaagaaagcgaagaagagagtgaaaaaGAATTGGGTCCTGAAGACAAGAAAGCTGCAAGGAAAGAGcacaagaagaaagtgaaagaggAGAAACGAGAGTCTAGGAAGACGAAAACACCCAAATCTGTCAAGAAGCGAAAAAAGAAAGTCTCTAAACCCCACAAGACTCGTTAG
- a CDS encoding Serine/threonine-protein kinase Rio1 (Serine/threonine-protein kinase Rio1; FUNCTIONS IN: protein serine/threonine kinase activity, catalytic activity, ATP binding; LOCATED IN: endomembrane system; CONTAINS InterPro DOMAIN/s: RIO-like kinase (InterPro:IPR018934), RIO kinase, conserved site (InterPro:IPR018935), Protein kinase-like domain (InterPro:IPR011009); BEST Arabidopsis thaliana protein match is: Serine/threonine-protein kinase Rio1 (TAIR:AT2G24990.1); Has 12052 Blast hits to 6663 proteins in 769 species: Archae - 380; Bacteria - 822; Metazoa - 4616; Fungi - 1157; Plants - 579; Viruses - 131; Other Eukaryotes - 4367 (source: NCBI BLink).) produces MIHFTTLIFEIICFYSFLLKALSLIIVFQANVYHATKSDGSELAIKVYKTSVLVFKDRDRYVQGDYRFRYGYCRHNPRKMVKTWAEKEQRNLKRLHAAGIRCPAVILLRLHVLVMEFIGRDGWAAPRLKDAALSLDKLRECYLELIIQMRVLYQKCKLVHGDLSEYNILYFEGHLYIIDVSQSVDLDHPLALNFLREDCDHVSDFFKKHGVAVMTIRELFDFIVDPTISDENVDSYLEEVQRKVIERGEISVEDEIADSVFMKSYIPKSLDAVNNPEADVAKITSGQDTGDMLYQTITGLKDALPKVDEQQIEVNAEEEEEEEEEGSGEESEEESEKELGPEDKKAARKEHKKKVKEEKRESRKTKTPKSVKKRKKKVSKPHKTR; encoded by the exons ATGATACATTTCACAACTCTCATATTTGAGATTatctgtttttattcttttttgttgaaagCACTCTCTTTAATTATTGTCTTTCAGGCAAATGTTTATCATGCCACAAAATCTGACGGTTCGGAACTTGCAATAAAAGTGTACAAGACATCTGTTCTGGTTTTCAA GGATCGAGATCGATATGTACAAGGAGATTACCGTTTTAGATATGGCTACTGTCGTCACAATCCTCGAAAGATGGTGAAGACATGGGCTgaaaaagaacagagaaatcTCAAGAG GCTTCATGCAGCAGGAATTAGGTGTCCAGCTGTTATACTTCTACGCCTTCATGTTCTAGTCATGGAGTTTATAG GGAGGGATGGTTGGGCTGCACCGCGTCTCAAGGATGCCGCATTGTCTCTGGACAAGTTGCGCGAGTGTTACTTAGAG TTGATAATTCAAATGCGAGTATTATATCAGAAGTGCAAATTAGTGCATGGGGATCTCAGTGAGTATAACATACTTTATTTTGAA GGGCACCTTTATATAATTGATGTTTCTCAATCTGTGGATCTGGACCATCCTCTTGCACTCAACTTTCTACGGGAAGATTGTGACCATGTCTCG gattttttcaaaaaacatgGTGTGGCTGTTATGACAATACGAGAGCTATTTGACTTCATAGTTGACCCGACAATTTCAGACGAAAATGTTGATAGCTATTTGGAAGAG GTCCAACGGAAAGTTATAGAGCGAGGAGAGATATCCGTAGAGGATGAAATCGCGGATTCTGTATTCATGAAG TCATACATACCGAAATCTCTGGATGCTGTGAACAACCCAGAGGCTGATGTAGCGAAGATAACAAGCGGGCAGGACACAGGAGACATGCTGTACCAAACGATAACGGGGCTTAAGGATGCTCTTCCTAAAGTAGACGAGCAGCAAATAGAGGTGAAtgctgaagaggaagaagaagaagaggaagagggaagtggagaagaaagcgaagaagagagtgaaaaaGAATTGGGTCCTGAAGACAAGAAAGCTGCAAGGAAAGAGcacaagaagaaagtgaaagaggAGAAACGAGAGTCTAGGAAGACGAAAACACCCAAATCTGTCAAGAAGCGAAAAAAGAAAGTCTCTAAACCCCACAAGACTCGTTAG